The Mycobacterium paragordonae genome includes a region encoding these proteins:
- a CDS encoding DUF3068 domain-containing protein, which produces MNRAVMLRIAACGTIGLGAALLIAALLLSTYTSSRIAKIPLNLDATLVSEGNGTAIDAASLSTDRVVVNQNVPLVSQQQISVEAPANADVVTLQVGSSVRRSDKQKDSGLMLAIVDTVTINRKTAMAVSDDSHPGGYVQKPRGIGDENPPTAMPLRHEGLAYRFPFNTERKTYPYFDPIAQKPFDANYEGQEDVNGLSTYRFTQNVGVNSEGKLVAPITYPSLYGGNEDGKITTSASMWGVPGEPNEQITMTRYYTAKRTFWVDPVSGTIVKETEQAHHYYARDALKPEVTLVDYKLTSTQETVESQVNSARDEGDRVALWSRVLPITFTAIGLIALIGGGVLASFSLRTESALTDPSLDRDDTDFLRRAGLEPPTPGAEAETEKIPAQRPDLVEDDPSPLDPDPPKDPPEAGEPPPTERT; this is translated from the coding sequence GTGAACCGAGCAGTCATGTTGCGCATCGCCGCATGCGGAACTATCGGTCTCGGAGCCGCACTGCTGATCGCCGCGTTGTTGTTGTCGACCTATACCAGCAGCAGGATCGCCAAGATCCCGCTCAATCTGGACGCGACGCTGGTCAGCGAGGGCAACGGAACCGCCATCGACGCGGCCTCCCTGTCCACCGACCGGGTCGTCGTCAACCAGAACGTACCGTTGGTGTCCCAGCAGCAGATCAGCGTCGAAGCGCCCGCCAACGCCGACGTGGTCACCCTGCAGGTCGGTTCGTCGGTCCGGCGCAGCGACAAGCAGAAGGACAGCGGGTTGATGCTGGCCATCGTCGACACCGTGACCATCAACCGCAAGACCGCGATGGCGGTGTCGGACGACTCGCACCCGGGTGGCTACGTGCAGAAGCCGCGCGGCATCGGCGACGAGAACCCGCCGACCGCGATGCCGCTGCGGCACGAGGGTCTGGCCTACCGCTTCCCGTTCAACACCGAGCGCAAGACCTACCCCTACTTCGACCCGATCGCGCAGAAGCCGTTCGACGCGAACTATGAAGGCCAGGAGGACGTCAACGGCCTGAGCACCTACCGGTTCACGCAGAACGTGGGCGTCAACAGCGAGGGCAAGTTGGTCGCCCCGATCACCTATCCGTCGCTGTACGGCGGCAACGAGGACGGCAAGATCACCACGAGCGCGTCGATGTGGGGTGTGCCCGGGGAGCCGAACGAGCAGATCACCATGACCCGCTACTACACCGCCAAGCGCACCTTCTGGGTGGACCCGGTGTCCGGGACGATCGTCAAGGAAACCGAGCAGGCGCACCACTACTACGCCCGCGACGCGCTCAAGCCCGAGGTGACGCTGGTCGACTACAAGCTCACCTCGACCCAGGAGACGGTGGAGTCGCAGGTCAACTCCGCGCGGGACGAAGGCGACCGGGTGGCGCTGTGGTCGCGGGTGCTGCCGATCACCTTCACGGCGATCGGGTTGATCGCGCTCATCGGCGGCGGGGTCCTGGCCTCGTTCAGCCTGCGCACTGAGAGCGCGCTGACCGACCCCAGTCTGGATCGCGACGACACCGACTTCCTGCGGCGCGCGGGGCTGGAACCCCCGACTCCGGGGGCGGAAGCGGAAACCGAGAAGATTCCCGCCCAGCGACCGGATCTGGTCGAAGACGATCCGAGTCCACTGGATCCGGATCCGCCCAAGGATCCGCCGGAAGCCGGCGAGCCGCCGCCCACCGAACGGACCTAA
- a CDS encoding acyltransferase family protein, translating into MYGRGPARGVPAAADHIHGQTGTVTDGRQVGGTRSFLPAVEGMRACAAIGVVVTHVAFQTGHSSGVDGRLFGRFDLAVAVFFALSGFLLWRGHAAAERDLKPRPRTGHYLRSRVVRIMPAYLVAVVVILTLLPDSDHASLTVWLANLTLTQIYVPLTLTGGLTQMWSLSVEVTFYLALPILAWLARRIPVGARLPAIATLGALSWAWGWLPLAVLGGGPGANPLNWPPAYFSWFAAGMVLAELVHSPLGWVHRLARHRVAMAAIAVAAYLVAASPLAGPAGLVPSSPAQFSVKTAMGSVVAFALLAPLVLDRPDTPHRLLGSTFMVTLGRWSYGLFIWHLAALDMVFPVLGIFAFNGHMPVVLALTLLFGIAIAAVSYALVESPCREALRRWEKRDSEKRESKAEPEDSEADAIAP; encoded by the coding sequence ATGTACGGACGTGGCCCGGCCCGAGGTGTACCCGCTGCCGCCGACCACATCCACGGGCAGACTGGGACCGTGACTGACGGCCGACAGGTGGGTGGCACCCGCAGTTTCCTGCCCGCCGTCGAGGGGATGCGGGCCTGCGCGGCCATCGGCGTGGTCGTCACCCACGTCGCCTTCCAGACGGGGCACTCCAGCGGGGTCGACGGCCGCTTGTTCGGCCGGTTCGACCTGGCCGTCGCGGTCTTCTTCGCGTTGTCGGGATTCCTGCTGTGGCGCGGGCACGCCGCGGCGGAACGCGATCTGAAGCCCCGTCCGCGCACCGGTCACTACCTGCGTTCCCGGGTGGTCCGCATCATGCCGGCCTACCTGGTCGCGGTGGTGGTGATCCTGACCCTGCTGCCCGACTCCGACCACGCCAGCCTCACGGTCTGGCTGGCCAACCTGACGCTCACCCAGATCTATGTGCCCCTGACCCTGACCGGCGGCCTCACCCAGATGTGGAGCCTGTCGGTCGAGGTGACCTTCTATCTGGCGCTGCCCATCCTGGCCTGGCTGGCCCGGCGGATCCCGGTCGGCGCGCGGCTGCCGGCGATCGCCACGCTGGGCGCGCTCAGCTGGGCGTGGGGCTGGCTGCCGCTGGCCGTGCTGGGCGGCGGCCCCGGCGCCAACCCGCTGAACTGGCCGCCGGCGTACTTCTCCTGGTTCGCCGCGGGCATGGTGCTGGCCGAGTTGGTGCACAGTCCGCTCGGGTGGGTGCACCGACTGGCCCGGCACCGGGTAGCCATGGCGGCGATCGCGGTGGCCGCCTACCTGGTGGCCGCCTCGCCGCTGGCCGGGCCCGCGGGTCTGGTGCCCAGCAGCCCCGCGCAGTTCTCGGTGAAGACCGCGATGGGCTCGGTGGTGGCTTTCGCGCTGCTGGCGCCGCTGGTGCTGGACCGGCCGGACACTCCCCACCGGCTGCTGGGGAGCACCTTCATGGTGACCCTGGGCCGCTGGTCCTACGGCCTGTTCATCTGGCATCTCGCCGCACTGGACATGGTGTTCCCGGTGCTCGGCATCTTCGCGTTCAACGGCCACATGCCGGTGGTGCTGGCGCTGACCCTGCTCTTCGGCATCGCGATCGCCGCGGTGAGCTACGCCCTGGTCGAGTCGCCGTGCCGGGAAGCGTTGCGCCGCTGGGAGAAACGGGACAGCGAGAAACGGGAGAGTAAGGCGGAGCCGGAGGACAGCGAGGCGGACGCGATCGCGCCGTGA
- a CDS encoding PP2C family protein-serine/threonine phosphatase: MDATRYSALSDVGCERSDNQDRWGADPDQRLFMVADGVGGSRDGALAAQTMVDILPRYVAHHLPADQREAPDAPERLGRAISELSDDLHTKAQSDSRFAGANSTLVAVVIVGSRALVAHLGDSRAYLLRDGQLTQLTRDHTLVQSLVDANQVQAEDAGNLRVRNVVTRYMGMKPPAKADSSAQDLSDGDRILLCSDGLHGVVKEPTLTRILGKYDDPGEVCAALIAAARGEGAPDNVTALVVDVSDS; this comes from the coding sequence ATGGATGCCACCCGGTATTCGGCACTGAGTGACGTCGGGTGCGAACGGTCCGACAACCAGGACCGCTGGGGCGCCGACCCGGACCAGCGCCTGTTCATGGTGGCCGACGGAGTCGGCGGCAGCCGCGACGGGGCGCTGGCCGCCCAGACCATGGTCGACATCCTGCCCCGCTACGTCGCCCACCACCTGCCGGCCGACCAGCGCGAGGCCCCCGACGCGCCCGAACGCCTGGGCCGGGCCATCTCCGAACTCTCCGACGATCTGCACACCAAGGCGCAGAGTGATTCCCGGTTCGCGGGCGCCAACAGCACCCTGGTGGCCGTCGTCATCGTCGGCTCCCGCGCGCTGGTGGCCCATCTCGGTGACAGCCGTGCGTATCTGCTGCGCGACGGACAGCTCACTCAACTCACCCGCGACCACACACTGGTGCAGTCTCTGGTGGACGCGAACCAGGTGCAGGCCGAGGACGCCGGGAACCTGCGGGTGCGCAATGTGGTGACGCGGTACATGGGCATGAAGCCGCCGGCCAAAGCCGACTCCAGCGCGCAGGACCTGTCCGACGGAGACCGGATCCTGTTGTGCAGCGACGGTTTACACGGCGTCGTCAAGGAACCGACGTTGACCCGGATTCTCGGCAAGTACGACGACCCCGGCGAAGTGTGCGCCGCGCTGATCGCGGCGGCCCGGGGCGAGGGCGCTCCGGACAACGTCACCGCGCTGGTGGTCGACGTTTCCGACTCGTAG
- a CDS encoding AMP-binding protein, with translation MTVPSIGTQISQLAALAPDEPAVSCDGHTITRAELDRSTNRLARAYAERGVGLGDYVTIVLPNSVEWIQAAVACWKLGAVPQPLSPRLPEAEFEGLLGLRRSALLVGRDHPGTPSVPAGFVPETSDAALPEAVSPCWKSMASGGSTGRPKLIEAGGDSRVPPAIGYPLGMQEGDTTLVPVPLTHNTGFTTALIALIMRQHLVLMSRFDPHEFLATIGRHRVSFLVTVPTIMQRLLPVYRADPGSYDLSSLRRLWHLAAPCPPAVKQAWIDLIGPEKVWELYGGTELQALTFISGDQWLTHPGSVGQVVSGEMKVLDDDGNECPPGVVGEIYMRPNPGSAPTYRYIGSTAKSRDGWDSLGDLGYFDADGFLYLSDRRVDMFTVGGRNVYPAEIENALSAHPEVLSCLVVGVPDGDLGQVPYALVHTARGSTLDAAAVHSFVADRLAAYKVPRIVEFVDAPLRDDAGKARRTAVRDTVIARLQVGGP, from the coding sequence GTGACGGTCCCGTCGATCGGAACACAGATTTCGCAGCTGGCCGCGCTCGCCCCGGACGAGCCGGCCGTCAGCTGCGACGGACACACCATCACCCGAGCCGAGCTCGACCGCTCGACCAACCGGCTGGCCCGCGCCTACGCCGAACGCGGCGTGGGGCTCGGCGACTACGTGACGATCGTGCTGCCCAACTCGGTGGAATGGATTCAGGCGGCAGTGGCGTGCTGGAAGCTGGGGGCGGTGCCACAGCCCTTGTCCCCGCGCCTGCCGGAGGCCGAGTTCGAAGGCCTGCTGGGGCTGCGCCGCTCGGCGTTGCTGGTAGGCCGGGATCATCCCGGAACGCCAAGCGTCCCAGCCGGTTTCGTCCCGGAGACCTCGGATGCCGCGCTGCCCGAGGCGGTGTCACCGTGCTGGAAGTCGATGGCGTCGGGCGGCAGCACCGGGCGGCCCAAGCTCATCGAAGCCGGCGGCGACAGTCGGGTCCCGCCGGCGATCGGCTACCCGCTGGGCATGCAGGAGGGCGACACCACGCTGGTGCCGGTGCCGCTGACGCACAACACCGGGTTCACCACCGCCCTGATCGCGCTGATCATGCGCCAGCACCTGGTGTTGATGAGCCGGTTCGACCCGCACGAATTCCTGGCGACGATCGGGCGGCACCGCGTCAGCTTCCTGGTCACCGTGCCGACGATCATGCAGCGACTGCTGCCGGTGTACCGGGCCGATCCGGGATCGTACGACCTGTCCTCGCTGCGCCGGTTGTGGCACCTGGCCGCGCCGTGCCCTCCGGCGGTCAAGCAGGCCTGGATCGACCTGATCGGGCCCGAGAAGGTCTGGGAACTCTACGGCGGCACCGAGTTACAGGCGTTGACCTTCATTTCCGGGGATCAGTGGCTGACGCACCCGGGCTCGGTCGGGCAGGTGGTCAGCGGGGAGATGAAGGTGCTCGACGACGACGGCAACGAATGCCCGCCCGGCGTGGTCGGTGAGATCTACATGCGCCCCAACCCCGGCAGCGCGCCGACGTATCGCTACATCGGCTCCACCGCGAAGTCGCGCGACGGCTGGGATTCGCTGGGCGACCTCGGTTATTTCGACGCTGACGGCTTCTTGTATCTGTCGGACCGGCGGGTCGACATGTTCACCGTCGGGGGGCGCAACGTCTATCCGGCCGAGATCGAGAACGCGCTGTCGGCTCACCCGGAAGTGTTGTCCTGCTTGGTCGTTGGAGTCCCCGACGGCGATCTGGGCCAGGTGCCCTATGCACTCGTGCACACGGCGCGCGGGTCGACCCTGGACGCCGCGGCCGTGCACAGCTTCGTCGCCGACCGACTGGCGGCCTACAAGGTGCCCCGTATCGTTGAGTTCGTCGACGCCCCTCTGCGCGACGACGCCGGCAAGGCGCGTCGCACGGCGGTGCGCGACACCGTCATCGCGCGATTGCAGGTTGGGGGGCCGTAA
- a CDS encoding phosphotriesterase codes for MSELNTARGTIDTADLGVTLMHEHVFIMTTEIALNYPEAWGDEEKRVADAVARLNELKSRGVDTIVDLTVIGLGRYIPRIARVAAQTELNIVVATGLYTYNDIPFRFHYEGPGGMLDGPEIMTDMFVRDIEQGIADTGIKAGILKCATDEPGITPGVERVLRAVAQAHKRTGVPISTHTHAGLRRGLEQQRIFEEEGVDLTRVIIGHSGDSTDVGYLEELISAGSYLGMDRFGLDVLLPFEERVQIVATMCERGHADKMVLSHDANCYFDALPEELVPQMAPNWHYLHIHNDVIPALQQRGVTDEQIHTMLVENPRKIFDRQGAYQ; via the coding sequence GTGTCAGAACTTAATACCGCCCGCGGAACCATCGATACCGCAGATCTCGGCGTCACGCTCATGCACGAGCACGTGTTCATCATGACGACCGAAATCGCCCTGAACTACCCCGAAGCCTGGGGTGACGAGGAGAAACGGGTGGCCGACGCCGTCGCCCGCCTCAATGAGCTGAAGTCCCGCGGCGTGGACACCATCGTCGACCTGACGGTGATCGGTCTCGGTCGCTACATCCCGCGCATCGCCCGCGTGGCCGCCCAGACCGAGCTGAATATCGTTGTGGCGACTGGGCTTTACACCTACAACGACATTCCGTTCCGGTTCCACTACGAAGGACCGGGCGGCATGCTCGACGGCCCGGAGATCATGACCGACATGTTCGTCCGCGACATCGAGCAGGGCATCGCCGATACCGGCATCAAGGCCGGCATCCTCAAATGTGCCACCGACGAACCCGGTATCACCCCGGGCGTCGAGCGGGTGTTGCGTGCCGTGGCCCAGGCCCACAAGCGCACCGGGGTACCGATCTCGACCCACACCCACGCCGGGCTGCGGCGCGGGCTCGAGCAGCAGCGCATCTTCGAAGAGGAAGGCGTGGACCTGACGCGGGTGATCATCGGGCACTCCGGCGACAGCACCGACGTCGGCTACCTCGAAGAGCTGATCTCCGCCGGGTCGTACCTCGGAATGGACCGGTTCGGTCTGGACGTGCTGCTGCCCTTCGAAGAGCGGGTCCAGATCGTGGCGACCATGTGCGAGCGTGGCCACGCCGACAAGATGGTGTTGTCCCACGACGCCAACTGCTACTTCGATGCGCTGCCCGAGGAGCTCGTCCCGCAGATGGCGCCCAACTGGCACTACCTGCACATTCACAACGACGTCATTCCCGCGCTGCAGCAGCGCGGCGTCACCGATGAGCAGATCCACACCATGCTCGTGGAGAACCCGCGCAAAATCTTCGATCGGCAGGGCGCCTATCAGTGA
- a CDS encoding acyl-CoA dehydrogenase, with the protein MLLNPNKLQRKYPDARSGEIMQATVDFFENRGKAKLKHDAHERAWYTEFLNHIGENRIFASLLTPAEYGAADCRWDTYRISEFAEIIGFYGLSYWYPFQVTALGLGPIWMSDNEDAKRKAAAQLEQGEVFAFGLSEKAHGADVYQTDMVLTPSEHGWVANGEKYYIGNANVARMVSTFGRIDDGSSSPEYVFFAADSQDDRYECKKNVVNSQNYVANYALHDYPVTEADLLHRGMGAFHAALNTVNVCKYNLGWGSVGMCTHAFYEAITHAANRHLYGTVVTDFSHVRRLLTDSYARLVAMRLVCTRASDYMRSASADDRRYLLYSPLTKAKVTSEGERVITALFDVIAAKGVEKDMFFETVAQEIGMLPRLEGTVHINIGLLAKFMPNFLFAPDASLPLIGRRDDDADDTFLFNQGPTGGLGKVRFHDWRAPFESYGHLPNVALLREQVDVLAEMLAGATPDAAQQKDIDFAFGVGQIFALVPYAQLILEEAPLTGVDEALLDEIFGLLVRDFNTYAVELHDKAATTEEQAAFALRMIRRPANDPARYERVWKEFVLPLNGAYEMRP; encoded by the coding sequence ATGCTGCTCAATCCCAACAAATTGCAACGCAAGTACCCGGATGCCCGGTCGGGGGAGATCATGCAGGCCACGGTGGACTTCTTCGAGAACCGGGGTAAGGCGAAGCTGAAGCATGACGCACACGAGCGCGCCTGGTACACCGAGTTTCTCAACCACATCGGCGAGAACCGGATCTTCGCCTCGCTGCTGACCCCCGCGGAGTACGGCGCGGCCGACTGCCGCTGGGACACCTACCGCATCAGCGAGTTCGCCGAGATCATCGGTTTCTACGGGCTGAGCTACTGGTACCCCTTCCAGGTCACCGCGCTGGGTCTGGGCCCGATCTGGATGAGCGACAACGAGGACGCCAAGCGCAAGGCCGCCGCCCAGCTGGAACAGGGTGAGGTGTTCGCCTTCGGTCTGTCCGAGAAGGCGCACGGCGCCGACGTCTACCAGACCGACATGGTGCTGACCCCGTCCGAACACGGCTGGGTGGCAAACGGCGAGAAGTACTACATCGGCAACGCCAACGTGGCCCGGATGGTCTCCACGTTCGGCCGCATCGACGACGGTTCCAGCTCCCCGGAGTACGTCTTCTTCGCCGCGGACTCCCAGGACGACCGGTACGAATGCAAGAAGAACGTCGTCAACTCACAGAACTACGTGGCGAACTACGCCCTGCACGACTACCCGGTCACCGAGGCCGACCTGCTGCATCGCGGCATGGGCGCCTTCCACGCCGCGCTCAACACGGTGAACGTGTGCAAGTACAACCTGGGCTGGGGCTCGGTGGGCATGTGCACCCACGCCTTCTACGAGGCCATTACGCACGCCGCCAACCGCCACCTGTACGGCACCGTCGTCACCGACTTCAGCCACGTCCGGCGGCTGCTCACCGACTCCTACGCGCGGCTGGTCGCAATGCGACTGGTGTGCACCCGCGCGTCGGACTACATGCGCAGCGCGTCCGCTGACGACCGCCGCTACCTGCTGTACAGCCCGCTCACCAAGGCCAAGGTGACCAGCGAGGGGGAGCGGGTGATCACCGCACTGTTCGACGTCATCGCGGCCAAGGGCGTGGAGAAGGACATGTTCTTCGAAACCGTTGCCCAGGAGATCGGCATGCTGCCCCGCCTGGAGGGCACCGTCCACATCAACATCGGGCTGCTGGCCAAGTTCATGCCGAACTTCCTGTTCGCTCCTGACGCGTCGCTGCCGCTGATCGGCCGCCGCGACGATGACGCCGACGACACGTTCCTGTTCAACCAGGGGCCCACCGGCGGTCTGGGCAAGGTTCGGTTCCACGACTGGCGGGCGCCGTTCGAGAGCTACGGGCATCTGCCGAACGTCGCGCTGCTGCGTGAGCAGGTCGACGTGCTGGCCGAGATGCTCGCCGGCGCCACCCCCGATGCCGCGCAACAGAAGGACATCGACTTCGCCTTCGGCGTGGGCCAGATCTTCGCCCTGGTGCCCTACGCCCAGCTGATCCTGGAGGAAGCCCCGCTGACCGGCGTCGACGAGGCGCTGCTCGACGAGATCTTCGGGCTGCTGGTTCGCGACTTCAACACCTACGCCGTCGAACTGCACGACAAGGCCGCCACCACCGAAGAGCAGGCCGCGTTTGCGCTGCGGATGATCCGTCGCCCCGCCAACGACCCGGCGCGCTACGAGAGGGTGTGGAAGGAATTCGTGCTGCCTCTCAACGGGGCGTACGAGATGCGCCCTTAG
- a CDS encoding TetR/AcrR family transcriptional regulator, translating to MPTVTWARVDPARRAAVIEAAEAEFGAHGFSNGSLNVIARRAGVAKGSLFQYFADKRDLYAYIADVASQRVRSYVETTIRDIDPSRPFFEFLTDLLDAWVAYYAEHPRERSLHAAATLEVDTDARISVRNVVHRHYLEVLRPLVTEAHRRGDLREDSDTDALLSLLLMIFPHLALAPYMRGLDPILGLDEPTPEQPALAVRRLVAVLSDAFSAPRPAVNRARSKEILNDVVKPPRQ from the coding sequence ATGCCGACGGTTACCTGGGCGCGTGTCGATCCGGCCCGCCGCGCGGCGGTCATCGAAGCCGCGGAGGCGGAGTTCGGCGCCCACGGGTTCTCCAACGGCAGCCTCAACGTCATCGCCCGGCGCGCCGGCGTGGCCAAAGGCAGTCTGTTCCAGTACTTCGCGGACAAGCGAGACCTCTACGCCTACATCGCCGATGTCGCCAGCCAGCGGGTGCGGAGCTACGTGGAAACGACGATCCGCGACATCGACCCGAGCCGGCCGTTCTTCGAATTCCTCACCGACCTGCTCGACGCCTGGGTCGCCTACTACGCCGAGCATCCCCGGGAACGGTCGCTGCACGCCGCCGCGACACTGGAGGTCGACACCGACGCCCGCATCAGCGTGCGCAACGTCGTCCACCGCCACTACTTGGAGGTGCTTCGGCCGCTGGTGACCGAGGCGCACCGGCGCGGCGATCTGCGTGAGGATTCCGACACCGACGCGTTGTTGTCGCTGCTGCTGATGATCTTCCCGCACCTGGCGCTGGCCCCGTACATGCGCGGTCTCGATCCGATCCTCGGTCTGGACGAACCGACTCCGGAGCAGCCGGCGCTCGCCGTGCGCCGGCTCGTTGCGGTGCTCTCGGACGCGTTCTCCGCGCCGCGCCCCGCCGTCAACCGGGCCCGATCAAAGGAGATTCTCAATGACGTTGTCAAGCCGCCGCGGCAGTAG
- a CDS encoding IS110 family transposase yields the protein MAQQLWAGVDAGKSDHHCVVIDAEGSRLLSQRVANDEAALLALIKAVAALADGGELTWAIDLNGGGAALLICLLMAAEQRLLYIPGRTIYHASASYRGDGKTDAKDAAIIADQARMRRDLQPLRAGDDIAVELRILTSRRADLVADRTRAINRLRAQLLDYFPALERAFDYSNSKAALLLLSSYQTPDGLRRAGAARLAAWLRKRKARNVDAVVATALAAANAQHTIMPGQQLAATVVARLAKEVMALDIEIGDTDTMIEERFRRHRHAEILLSMPGFGVTLAAEFLAATGGDMSAFDSVDRLAGVSGLAPVPRDSGRITGNLKRPRRYDRRLLRSCYLSAQIAIRTDPASRTYYDRKRAEGKTHTQAVLALARRRLNVLWAMLRDHTPYQPTATTAAAA from the coding sequence GTGGCGCAACAACTGTGGGCCGGTGTAGATGCTGGCAAGTCTGATCACCACTGTGTGGTCATTGATGCTGAGGGAAGTCGATTGCTCTCCCAGCGGGTCGCCAATGACGAGGCCGCACTGCTGGCGCTGATCAAGGCGGTTGCGGCGTTGGCCGATGGGGGTGAGCTCACCTGGGCGATCGACCTCAACGGCGGCGGGGCGGCATTGTTGATCTGCTTGTTGATGGCCGCTGAACAGCGGTTGCTCTACATCCCCGGCAGAACCATTTACCACGCCTCGGCTAGTTACCGCGGAGATGGCAAGACCGACGCCAAAGACGCCGCGATTATCGCCGATCAGGCACGGATGCGCCGCGACCTGCAACCGTTGCGGGCCGGTGATGACATCGCGGTCGAACTGCGCATCTTGACCAGTCGACGCGCTGATTTGGTCGCCGATCGCACGCGGGCAATCAACCGGCTGCGTGCCCAGCTGCTGGACTACTTCCCCGCCCTGGAACGCGCATTTGACTACAGCAACAGCAAGGCGGCGCTGCTGCTGCTCAGCAGCTACCAGACCCCCGACGGGCTGCGCCGTGCAGGTGCTGCTCGCCTGGCTGCATGGTTGCGCAAACGGAAGGCTCGCAATGTCGATGCCGTCGTAGCCACAGCGCTGGCGGCGGCCAACGCCCAGCACACCATCATGCCCGGACAACAATTGGCCGCCACCGTCGTAGCTCGCCTGGCCAAGGAGGTGATGGCCCTCGACATCGAAATCGGCGACACCGACACGATGATCGAGGAGCGATTTCGCCGCCACCGCCACGCCGAAATCCTGCTGAGCATGCCCGGATTCGGCGTCACCCTCGCCGCAGAGTTCCTGGCCGCCACTGGCGGCGACATGAGCGCATTCGACTCCGTCGACCGCCTCGCCGGCGTCTCCGGCCTGGCACCGGTTCCCCGCGACTCCGGACGCATCACAGGCAACCTCAAACGCCCACGACGCTACGACCGCCGACTCTTGCGCAGCTGCTACCTGTCGGCACAAATCGCCATCCGCACCGACCCCGCCTCGCGCACGTACTACGACCGCAAACGCGCCGAAGGCAAAACCCACACCCAAGCCGTGCTCGCTCTGGCCCGACGACGCCTCAACGTCCTGTGGGCAATGCTCCGCGACCACACGCCATATCAACCCACCGCAACTACTGCCGCGGCGGCTTGA
- a CDS encoding R2-like ligand-binding oxidase translates to MNRTRTGSMVAGGLNWESLPLKLFAGGNAKFWNPADIDFSQDREDWQQLSEPERDYAIRLCAQFIAGEEAVTEDIQPFMAAMRAEGRLGDEMYLTQFAFEEAKHVQVFRLWLDAVGVTDDLHGYLDPLPTYRDIFYDELPDCLNALTGDPSPAAQVRASVTYNHIVEGMLALTGYYAWNKICVERGILPGMQELVRRIGDDERRHMAWGTFTCRRHVAADDANWTVFENRMNELIPMALRLTEEGFELYGEHPPFGLKPDEMLQYSTDKGMRRFGTISSARGRPVGEIDLDYSPVQLEDEFADEDERALAAVS, encoded by the coding sequence ATGAACCGCACCCGCACCGGATCGATGGTGGCCGGCGGCCTCAACTGGGAGAGCCTGCCGTTGAAACTGTTCGCCGGCGGCAACGCCAAGTTCTGGAACCCGGCCGACATCGATTTCTCCCAGGACCGCGAGGACTGGCAGCAGCTGTCGGAACCCGAGCGCGACTATGCAATTCGGTTGTGCGCCCAGTTCATCGCCGGCGAGGAAGCGGTGACCGAGGACATCCAGCCCTTCATGGCCGCGATGCGCGCCGAGGGGCGGCTGGGTGACGAGATGTACCTGACGCAGTTCGCGTTCGAGGAGGCCAAGCACGTCCAGGTGTTCCGCCTCTGGCTCGACGCGGTCGGTGTCACGGACGATCTGCACGGCTACCTCGACCCGCTGCCGACCTACCGCGACATCTTCTACGACGAGTTGCCGGACTGTCTGAACGCGCTGACCGGTGATCCCTCGCCGGCGGCTCAGGTGCGGGCATCGGTCACCTACAACCACATCGTCGAAGGCATGCTGGCGCTCACCGGCTACTACGCGTGGAACAAGATCTGCGTCGAACGCGGCATCCTGCCGGGCATGCAGGAACTGGTCCGCCGCATCGGCGACGACGAACGCCGCCACATGGCCTGGGGAACGTTCACCTGTCGTCGCCACGTCGCGGCCGACGACGCCAACTGGACCGTGTTCGAGAACCGCATGAACGAGCTGATCCCGATGGCGCTGCGGCTCACCGAAGAGGGTTTCGAGCTGTACGGCGAGCATCCGCCGTTCGGCCTGAAGCCCGACGAGATGCTGCAGTACTCCACCGACAAGGGCATGCGACGGTTCGGCACCATCAGCAGTGCCCGCGGCCGCCCGGTGGGCGAGATCGATTTGGACTATTCGCCGGTGCAACTCGAGGACGAGTTCGCCGACGAAGACGAGCGCGCGCTGGCCGCGGTCAGCTAG